Proteins from a genomic interval of Neodiprion lecontei isolate iyNeoLeco1 chromosome 2, iyNeoLeco1.1, whole genome shotgun sequence:
- the LOC107228133 gene encoding uncharacterized protein LOC107228133, with product MRITFWNVHGLSNLSLCPHIHRHEVLAVCETWCTNQITSVYMPNHQSFCAAAVREHQVGRPSGGLLMAINRYLTSEILESSPWWLFNKVNAGDTTMIIGSVYFRKNLDLHYLLELLQDTLDQIKAQQNYDILVLGGDMNAKVGLVDIWPEEIFEGLTINDRMSTTDSTVCERGRKLIEFMADNNFVLINGRSLSDSPVQPTFDERGTSIIDLIWVDASCMHLIMDLEILMESTLSDHRPVCLTLNIPWKTHYDIISVPPAKPVTKVKWSNESKIEYQLQLLKAEIPNNNNLQTQQIYDLIHSAMIKVADQAGILVTKVPSLPHSCLINPWFDINCKMAKRNLRKALRTYKASHLSPISKNNVASCKKAYRDICATRKKSYYKDIKDAFANLSNPASFWAAVKKYTFKGSLSTTISISRWNTFYTNIYQPRYYVHARPSTFYNELLDSEISHDELEEVLCALKHAKAAGPDLLTNELFQNLTGSWRNLLRDLFNRILEEEIVPNNWANALMTMIFKKGDKTDPANYRGIALVNAVTKIFTLIMKKRFVKWMDTEKILPESQLGFRKGRGCRDAVFILHSALQLQLRHNDGREIFGISVDFNRAFDSVPHPRLWQKLRDKNASSKFINVLISLYESASFQVKTNGELSDKFDVTRGVLQGESLSADLFIFFLWNFEQFFRNRGLIGLNIDGLNDLITLLYADDTLILAHSHVDLSRKLKALQDYCAANGLGVNRSKTKIMIYKAAGRTRPIPELLRSYNGHPLDIVNKLDFLGVKISSSTLGLAALNSAVLKAKSATGIAISILSKAKCDSWDAYNKLYESLVASVLLYAFPAWGLRYRNSLEVTQCFFYKKLLHLPRNTADWAIRLEFNLTPVAWKAMKLLWMWIIKKLRSEESTLVKICLHRTYNLAKEMQHVSKTNWASQLREFLSECNHAELFNNLDPDLWEAKTDDVFSRYRAVLRNEDFDAYRQYTSAQLSLHRTLQDREPAYLVANYSISIKRIFAQLRLANKFICHLSLLNSSCKLYPANMCPLCNLQELDTIEHFMMRCPLFTPYRNHYLSQLILNDTNVTTLLNASSERSIFPVYNYTRKCILLRNWALQH from the coding sequence ATGAGAATTACCTTTTGGAACGTTCATGGGCTATCAAATTTATCTCTGTGTCCACATATTCATAGGCATGAAGTTCTAGCTGTCTGTGAGACCTGGTGCACCAACCAAATAACTTCTGTCTACATGCCAAACCATCAGTCATTCTGTGCAGCCGCCGTGAGGGAACACCAAGTAGGTAGACCCAGTGGAGGTCTCCTTATGGCCATCAATAGATATCTTACCTCAGAAATTCTAGAGTCATCTCCGTGGTGGCTGTTCAACAAGGTCAATGCTGGTGATACAACTATGATTATCGGGTCTGTATACTTCAGAAAGAATCTGGATCTTCATTACTTACTAGAATTGTTGCAGGACACCCTGGACCAGATAAAAGCTCAGCAAAACTATGATATTCTCGTCCTCGGGGGTGACATGAATGCCAAAGTAGGATTGGTTGATATTTGGCCAGAAGAAATCTTCGAAGGTCTCACGATAAACGACCGCATGAGCACTACCGATAGTACCGTTTgtgaaagaggaagaaaactTATTGAATTTATGGCTGATAACAACTTTGTACTCATCAACGGAAGATCATTAAGCGACTCACCAGTACAGCCGACATTTGATGAAAGAGGCACTTCAATCATCGATCTGATATGGGTGGATGCCTCCTGTATGCACCTCATAATGGATCTTGAAATTCTCATGGAGTCCACTCTGTCTGATCATAGGCCAGTCTGCCTTACTCTTAACATTCCCTGGAAAACTCATTATGACATCATCTCAGTCCCTCCTGCCAAACCAGTCACAAAAGTTAAATGGTCGAATGAATCCAAGATCGAATACCAGCTGCAGCTACTCAAGGCGGAAATccccaataataataatctacaAACACAGCAGATCTATGATCTAATACACAGCGCCATGATTAAGGTGGCTGACCAGGCGGGCATCTTAGTGACAAAAGTTCCTTCTCTGCCACATTCTTGCCTGATAAATCCGTGGTTTGAcataaattgcaaaatggcCAAAAGGAATCTCCGAAAAGCCCTACGCACATATAAGGCCAGTCATCTCTCACCCATCAGCAAAAATAACGTGGCTAGCTGTAAAAAAGCCTACAGAGATATTTGCGCAACCAGGAAAAAATCTTACTATAAAGATATCAAAGACGCCTTCGCTAACTTGTCAAATCCAGCCAGTTTCTGGGCagcggtaaaaaaatataccttcAAAGGAAGCCTGTCCACGACTATTTCAATAAGCAGATGGAATACCTTCTACACCAATATCTACCAGCCCCGCTACTATGTCCACGCCAGACCTTCGACCTTTTACAACGAACTGCTAGACTCCGAAATCTCGCACGATGAACTGGAAGAGGTTCTTTGCGCTCTGAAACACGCCAAAGCAGCCGGACCAGACCTCCTGACAAACGAGCTATTTCAAAACCTCACAGGATCTTGGAGGAATCTACTAAGGGATCTGTTTAATCGAATACTCGAAGAAGAAATCGTCCCCAATAATTGGGCCAATGCACTGATgacaatgattttcaaaaaaggaGACAAAACCGATCCAGCTAATTACCGCGGTATTGCCCTTGTTAATGCGGTGACAAAAATATTCACTCtgataatgaaaaaacgatTCGTGAAATGGATGGACacagaaaaaattcttccagAATCCCAACTGGGCTTTAGGAAAGGGAGAGGTTGTAGGGATGCAGTTTTCATTCTCCACAGTGCACTCCAACTACAACTAAGGCATAATGACGGACGTGAGATCTTTGGAATTTCGGTAGACTTCAACAGAGCCTTCGATTCTGTTCCACATCCACGACTCTGGCAAAAACTGCGAGATAAAAATGCAAGCAGCAAATTCATAAACGTACTTATTTCACTGTACGAATCGGCGTCTTTCCAAGTTAAAACAAACGGTGAACTCTCGGATAAGTTCGATGTAACCAGGGGTGTGCTACAGGGAGAATCATTGAGTGCCGAtctcttcatcttcttcctgTGGAACTTTGAGCAGTTCTTCCGGAATCGGGGCTTAATCGGACTAAACATAGACGGATTAAACGATCTAATTACTCTACTTTATGCAGATGATACATTAATTCTCGCACACTCACATGTGGACCTCTCCAGGAAGCTAAAAGCGCTACAGGACTATTGCGCAGCTAACGGCCTCGGAGTAAATCGCAGTAAAACCAAAATTATGATCTACAAAGCAGCTGGCAGAACAAGACCAATTCCTGAACTGCTCAGATCCTACAATGGGCACCCCCTGGACATTGTTAATAAGTTGGATTTCTTAGGCGTCAAAATATCTTCATCCACCCTTGGACTCGCTGCTCTCAACTCAGCTGTACTAAAAGCAAAAAGTGCTACAGGTATCGCTATCTCGATACTATCAAAAGCTAAATGCGACTCCTGGGATGCCTACAATAAATTGTACGAAAGCTTAGTAGCCTCGGTACTATTGTATGCCTTCCCTGCTTGGGGTCTCCGATACCGCAACTCACTAGAAGTCACCCAATGctttttttacaaaaagttACTACATCTCCCACGTAACACTGCTGACTGGGCAATCAGATTGGAGTTCAACCTGACCCCTGTGGCCTGGAAGGCCATGAAGCTGCTATGGATGTGGATCATCAAGAAACTACGATCTGAAGAATCTACCCTGGTCAAAATTTGCCTACATAGAACCTATAACCTGGCGAAGGAAATGCAACATGTCTCTAAAACTAACTGGGCATCCCAACTTAGAGAGTTCCTCTCAGAGTGCAATCATGCGGAGCTTTTCAACAACCTAGATCCCGACCTCTGGGAAGCTAAAACCGATGATGTCTTTAGCAGATACCGGGCTGTTCTAAGAAATGAAGATTTTGATGCATACAGGCAATATACCTCTGCTCAGCTATCACTCCACAGAACATTGCAGGACCGGGAACCGGCCTACCTCGTGGCAAATTACTCGATCTCAATCAAGCGTATTTTTGCCCAGCTGAGACTTGCCAATAAATTCATCTGTCACCTGTCACTCCTGAACTCATCCTGTAAACTTTATCCAGCAAATATGTGTCCTTTATGCAATCTGCAAGAACTAGACACCATCGAACATTTCATGATGAGATGCCCGCTCTTCACCCCGTACAGAAACCACTATCTCAGCCAACTTATACTCAATGACACCAACGTAACCACGCTACTTAATGCTTCAAGTGAACGGTCTATCTTTCCCGTCTACAACTACACTAGGAAATGTATCCTGCTCCGCAACTGGGCCCTACAACACTAA